In Patagioenas fasciata isolate bPatFas1 chromosome 11, bPatFas1.hap1, whole genome shotgun sequence, the following proteins share a genomic window:
- the SHROOM4 gene encoding protein Shroom4 isoform X8 translates to MHCPADAFSLSWPSGCDVSSELSLQWNPLSRHCSTDRSSSIGSMESLDQPGQAYYEGDPSPVDQGMYHSKRDSAYSSFSASSIASDCALSLRPEEAASADSSLQGLCKPPDGRYLTTGAEPPASQHPEAWRAPVPPQPPVRRDSLRAAPASGGDRHRASVSVDMLHAKGRWISDTFLCQQDREAEAAGRRTPVLYSMKDRLSADQYYMLSSHPDRCQAEPLLGESTEPGNRLYPDGSVHRVPDAMAAGDNPLLSPLKGHTVHRHSAPEQLLASQLRSLKVGTGSGRASPAPNGHHWTLSPLHPEGSRPGAAGAAQDPPLCPEPCCRLPPYHCCPELQQACGQDGPGANPPHGTEGPAEEESRAGGRRAAGPPHRSAQMRRRSDRFATSLRNEIQRRKAQLQKSRGPGAPPPGEEPVEEEPPEGGVPAERPHTPAKCLSPALSDDSRNPGCSGDRGIPTPDPLPVPKGAPSPDRAVPMVRGRWRWSPERKLQPQRSPSPGELEGYGQGPVAPSSPARGSDEAVLLPFADRRRFFEESSRPTPPRHSKPPARDPSAFQPPGPERRDTRRLSVDQPYGPPSPGCPSSAGHYTECCREQPPCYKPLGRPGELEYLRGFSYPYGVPLRPEPCRYCGGDLCPPLLPHGRACRCHPQPWARCPDCCCPAPRPGREESDAWPPRRPFAPEFPLDDWEPPAITRKSSQSISELSRYQPGFPRLGPFRPCFESTEPEWPPCYRATSTHDLSWDGDRLPRSPESPPDLLHRPLRGRAFSESHLNLEPASPRGRDRRDVLRGKLDPPDVPKKKGPPPPRPPPPNWEKYRQRRMSQRLPDGSGHSSAFAAAPVPTRSIAEATRERSQSLTGEQGGWTRGHAARPPALPGAWPRPEPPGSLRRTPEPDTGSTEICSRAMGAGEERPKAKHPWEMEDQPQRLGQNQEQGWAGPHSGGECSMLLHGGPSPATSELSKPSPGAAEGPSCQGGRPQPRRMDSEELLWDVAGRDSSLAGILAPPAPRSTGTEVVGELLVAGERQPWRERLQKDWHLEALAQDRQGFEPISPPPGSTASSTSYPTYYGTAAGKAEPLSKVKELPEVVERSSEDEEEEVDHELVEKKLQLIESLSRKLAVLREAQRGLQEDISANGALGEDVATRLQALCTPGEFDKYRLFVGDLDKVVNLLLSLSGRLARVETALGSLGPHAPAEDKLALREKQQLLVAQLEDAKELKEHVGRREEAVGAMVARYLPAEHLQDYQHFIKMKSALITEQRELEEKIKLGQEQLRCLRVPPPCPGHQCLSHSIPLAASGRPHAAPGRVKPSSPSVLSICPALSICPVGAGGISAPASSSSPLCPKQWPWPAGP, encoded by the exons ATGCACTGCCCTGCTGACGCCTTCAGCCTCTCCTGGCCCTCAGGGTGTGATGTCAG CAGCGAGCTGTCCCTGCAGTGGAACCCGCTGTCCCGGCACTGCAGCACTGACCGGAGCAGCTCCATCGGGAGCATGGAGAGCCTGGACCAGCCTGGCCAGGCCTACTATGAAGGGGACCCCTCACCCGTTGACCAGGGCATGTACCACAGCAAGCGGGACTCAGCCTACAGCTCCTTCTCCGCCAGCTCCATCGCCTCTGACTGCGCTCTGTCCCTCCGCCCCGAGGAGGCCGCCTCTGCCGACTCCAGCCTCCAAGGCCTCTGCAAGCCCCCCGACGGGCGCTACCTGACCACGGGGGCCGAGCCACCTGCCAGCCAACACCCAGAGGCCTGGCGGGCgcccgtgcccccccagccccctgtcAGGAGGGACAGCCTGCGAGCAGCCCCAGCCAGCGGAGGGGACAGGCACCGGGCATCGGTGTCGGTGGACATGCTGCACGCCAAGGGCCGGTGGATCTCCGACACCTTCCTCTGCCAGCAGGACAGGGAGGCAGAGGCGGCGGGCAGGAGGACGCCGGTGCTGTACTCCATGAAGGATCGTCTCTCTGCCGACCAGTATTACATGCTGAGCTCCCACCCGGACCGGTGCCAGGCTGAGCCGCTCCTGGGGGAGAGCACAGAGCCTGGCAACCGGCTGTACCCGGATGGCAGCGTGCATCGAGTGCCGGATGCCATGGCGGCAGGTGACAACCCTTTGCTCTCCCCGCTCAAGGGCCACACAGTACACCGGCACAGTGCTCCCGAGCAGCTGCTGGCCTCCCAGCTCCGCTCCCTCAAGGTGGGCACTGGCAGCGGCCGAGCCTCACCGGCCCCCAACGGGCACCACTGGACCCTCTCTCCACTTCACCCTGAGGGCAGCcggccaggggctgcaggggctgcccaGGACCCCCCGCTCTGCCCAGAGCCGTGCTGCCGCCTGCCACCCTACCACTGCTGCCCCGAGCTGCAGCAAGCCTGCGGGCAGGATGGGCCAGGGGCCAACCCACCACATGGCACCGAGGGGCCGGCGGAGGAGGAGAGCCGGGCGGGGGGCCGCCGGGCTGCAGGTCCTCCCCACCGCTCCGCTCAGATGCGCCGCCGCAGCGACCGCTTCGCCACCAGCCTGCGCAACGAGATCCAGAGACGCAAGGCCCAGCTGCAGAAGAGCCGGGGTCCCGGCGCCCCGCCGCCTGGCGAGGAGCCGGTGGAGGAGGAGCCCCCCGAGGGCGGTGTGCCCGCTGAGAGACCCCACACCCCAGCCAAGTGCCTCAGCCCTGCACTGAGCGATGACAGCAGGAACCCTGGCTGCTCTGGGGACCGGGGCATACCCACCCCTGACCCACTGCCAGTCCCCAAAGGGGCCCCGTCCCCCGACCGGGCGGTGCCGATGGTCCGGGGCCGCTGGCGCTGGTCCCCAGAGCGCAAGCTACAGCCACAGCGCTCGCCCAGCCCTGGTGAGCTGGAGGGCTATGGGCAGGGCCCAGTGGCCCCCAGTTCCCCAGCACGGGGCAGCGATGAGGCCGTCCTGCTGCCCTTTGCTGACCGCCGTCGGTTCTTTGAGGAGAGCAGCCGGCCGACACCGCCCCGGCACAGCAAGCCACCGGCAAGGGATCCCAGTGCCTTCCAGCCCCCCGGCCCCGAGCGCCGGGACACCCGCCGTCTCTCTGTGGACCAGCCCTATGGCCCCCCCTCACCtggctgccccagctctgctggcCACTACACCGAGTGCTGCCGGGAGCAGCCCCCCTGCTACAAGCCGCTGGGGAGGCCGGGGGAGCTGGAGTACCTGCGGGGCTTCTCCTACCCCTATGGGGTTCCCCTGCGCCCCGAGCCCTGCCGCTACTGCGGAGGGGACCTGTGCCCTCCACTGCTGCCCCACGGCCGTGCCTGCCGCTGCCACCCTCAGCCCTGGGCACGCTGCCCTgactgctgctgcccagcccctCGCCCTGGGCGGGAGGAGAGCGACGCCTGGCCCCCCCGGAGACCTTTCGCCCCG GAATTTCCTCTGGACGACTGGGAACCACCGGCAATAACCAGGAAATCCAGCCAGTCCATCAG CGAGCTCTCCCGCTATCAACCGGGCTTCCCAAGGCTCGGCCCATTCCGCCCCTGCTTTGAGAGCACCGAGCCGGAGTGGCCACCCTGCTACCGGGCCACGTCCACGCATGATCTCTCATGGGATGGCGACCGCCTGCCCCGCTCCCCCGAGAGCCCCCCGGACCTCCTGCACCGCCCGCTGCGGGGCAGAGCCTTCTCTGAGAGCCACCTCAACCTGGAGCCTGCCAGCCCCCGGGGCCGTGACCGGAGGGACGTTCTGCGTGGCAAGCTGGacccccctgatgtccccaaaaaGAAGGGTCCCCCACCTCCTCGCCCACCTCCCCCGAACTGGGAGAAGTACAGGCAGCGCCGGATGTCCCAGCGCCTGCCAGATGGTTCCGGGCACAGCTCTGCTTTCGCCGCCGCCCCGGTGCCAACACGCAGCATTGCCGAGGCCACGCGCGAGCGGTCACAGAGCCTCACCGGGGAGCAGGGGGGCTGGACCCGGGGACACGCCGCTCGCCCCCCTGCCCTGCCAGGTGCCTGGCCCCGACCTGAGCCTCCTGGATCGCTCCGCAGGACACCCGAGCCTGATACTGGCAGCACTGAGATTTGCAG CAGGGCGATGGGGGCCGGGGAGGAGCGACCAAAGGCGAAGCACCCCTGGGAGATGGAAGATCAGCCCCAAAGGCTCGGCCAGAACCAGGAGCAGGGATGGGCTGGGCCCCACAGCGGGGGTGAGTGCTCCATGCTCCTGCATGGTGGCCCCAGCCCCGCCACCTCAGAGCTGTCCAAGCCCAGCCCTGGAGCAGCGGAGGGGCCGAGCTGCCAGGGGGGccggccccagccccgccgcATGGACTCGGAGGAGCTGCTGTGGGACgtggcaggcagggacagctccctGGCCGGCATCCTGGCCCCCCCGGCTCCCCGCAGCACCGGCACCGAGGTGGTGGGTGAGCTGCTGGTGGCAGGGGAGCGGCAGCCCTGGCGGGAGCGTTTGCAGAAGGACTGGCACCTGGAGGCTCTGGCGCAGGACAG GCAGGGCTTCGAGCCCATCTCACCACCCCCTGGGAGCACTGCCAGCTCCACCTCCTACCCGACGTATTACGGCACAGCAGCGGGCAAAGCCGAGCCCCTCAGCAAGGTGAAGGAGCTGCCCGAGGTGGTGGAGCGGAGCtcagaggatgaggaggaggaggtggaccACGAGCTAGTGGAGAAGAAG CTGCAGCTGATCGAGAGCCTGAGCCGCAAGCTGGCGGTGCTGCGGGAGGCGCAGCGCGGGCTGCAGGAGGACATCAGCGCCAACGGGGCGCTGGGCGAGGACGTGGCCACCCGTCTGCAAGCCCTCTGCACCCCGGGGGAGTTCGACAAGTACCGCCTCTTTGTGGGCGACCTGGACAAGGTGGTCAACCTCCTGCTTTCCCTCTCGGGGCGCCTGGCCCGGGTGGAGACCGCGCTGGGCAGCCTGGGGCCGCACGCCCCCGCCGAGGATAAG TTGGCCCTgcgggagaagcagcagctgctggtggcgCAGCTGGAGGACGCCAAGGAGCTGAAGGAGCACGTggggcggcgggaggaggcggTGGGCGCCATGGTGGCGCGGTACCTGCCCGCCGAGCACCTCCAGGACTACCAGCACTTCATCAAAATGAAGTCGGCCCTCATCACtgagcagcgggagctggaggagaagatcAAACTGGGCCAGGAGCAGCTCCGGTGCCTGC GGGTCCCTCCACCTTGTCCTGGACACCAGtgcctgtcccacagcatccccctGGCTGCCTCGGGGCGACCCCACGCAGCGCCTGGAAGGGTTAAACCATCCTCGCCCTCTGTCCTGTCTATTTGTCCGgctctgtccatctgtccggTGGGAGCTGGAGGAATTTCGGCTCCGGCATCCTCTTCCTCTCCATTGTGTCCAAAACAATGGCCGTGGCCAGCAGGTCCTTAA
- the SHROOM4 gene encoding protein Shroom4 isoform X9 — translation MYHSKRDSAYSSFSASSIASDCALSLRPEEAASADSSLQGLCKPPDGRYLTTGAEPPASQHPEAWRAPVPPQPPVRRDSLRAAPASGGDRHRASVSVDMLHAKGRWISDTFLCQQDREAEAAGRRTPVLYSMKDRLSADQYYMLSSHPDRCQAEPLLGESTEPGNRLYPDGSVHRVPDAMAAGDNPLLSPLKGHTVHRHSAPEQLLASQLRSLKVGTGSGRASPAPNGHHWTLSPLHPEGSRPGAAGAAQDPPLCPEPCCRLPPYHCCPELQQACGQDGPGANPPHGTEGPAEEESRAGGRRAAGPPHRSAQMRRRSDRFATSLRNEIQRRKAQLQKSRGPGAPPPGEEPVEEEPPEGGVPAERPHTPAKCLSPALSDDSRNPGCSGDRGIPTPDPLPVPKGAPSPDRAVPMVRGRWRWSPERKLQPQRSPSPGELEGYGQGPVAPSSPARGSDEAVLLPFADRRRFFEESSRPTPPRHSKPPARDPSAFQPPGPERRDTRRLSVDQPYGPPSPGCPSSAGHYTECCREQPPCYKPLGRPGELEYLRGFSYPYGVPLRPEPCRYCGGDLCPPLLPHGRACRCHPQPWARCPDCCCPAPRPGREESDAWPPRRPFAPEFPLDDWEPPAITRKSSQSISELSRYQPGFPRLGPFRPCFESTEPEWPPCYRATSTHDLSWDGDRLPRSPESPPDLLHRPLRGRAFSESHLNLEPASPRGRDRRDVLRGKLDPPDVPKKKGPPPPRPPPPNWEKYRQRRMSQRLPDGSGHSSAFAAAPVPTRSIAEATRERSQSLTGEQGGWTRGHAARPPALPGAWPRPEPPGSLRRTPEPDTGSTEICSRAMGAGEERPKAKHPWEMEDQPQRLGQNQEQGWAGPHSGGECSMLLHGGPSPATSELSKPSPGAAEGPSCQGGRPQPRRMDSEELLWDVAGRDSSLAGILAPPAPRSTGTEVVGELLVAGERQPWRERLQKDWHLEALAQDRQGFEPISPPPGSTASSTSYPTYYGTAAGKAEPLSKVKELPEVVERSSEDEEEEVDHELVEKKLQLIESLSRKLAVLREAQRGLQEDISANGALGEDVATRLQALCTPGEFDKYRLFVGDLDKVVNLLLSLSGRLARVETALGSLGPHAPAEDKLALREKQQLLVAQLEDAKELKEHVGRREEAVGAMVARYLPAEHLQDYQHFIKMKSALITEQRELEEKIKLGQEQLRCLRVPPPCPGHQCLSHSIPLAASGRPHAAPGRVKPSSPSVLSICPALSICPVGAGGISAPASSSSPLCPKQWPWPAGP, via the exons ATGTACCACAGCAAGCGGGACTCAGCCTACAGCTCCTTCTCCGCCAGCTCCATCGCCTCTGACTGCGCTCTGTCCCTCCGCCCCGAGGAGGCCGCCTCTGCCGACTCCAGCCTCCAAGGCCTCTGCAAGCCCCCCGACGGGCGCTACCTGACCACGGGGGCCGAGCCACCTGCCAGCCAACACCCAGAGGCCTGGCGGGCgcccgtgcccccccagccccctgtcAGGAGGGACAGCCTGCGAGCAGCCCCAGCCAGCGGAGGGGACAGGCACCGGGCATCGGTGTCGGTGGACATGCTGCACGCCAAGGGCCGGTGGATCTCCGACACCTTCCTCTGCCAGCAGGACAGGGAGGCAGAGGCGGCGGGCAGGAGGACGCCGGTGCTGTACTCCATGAAGGATCGTCTCTCTGCCGACCAGTATTACATGCTGAGCTCCCACCCGGACCGGTGCCAGGCTGAGCCGCTCCTGGGGGAGAGCACAGAGCCTGGCAACCGGCTGTACCCGGATGGCAGCGTGCATCGAGTGCCGGATGCCATGGCGGCAGGTGACAACCCTTTGCTCTCCCCGCTCAAGGGCCACACAGTACACCGGCACAGTGCTCCCGAGCAGCTGCTGGCCTCCCAGCTCCGCTCCCTCAAGGTGGGCACTGGCAGCGGCCGAGCCTCACCGGCCCCCAACGGGCACCACTGGACCCTCTCTCCACTTCACCCTGAGGGCAGCcggccaggggctgcaggggctgcccaGGACCCCCCGCTCTGCCCAGAGCCGTGCTGCCGCCTGCCACCCTACCACTGCTGCCCCGAGCTGCAGCAAGCCTGCGGGCAGGATGGGCCAGGGGCCAACCCACCACATGGCACCGAGGGGCCGGCGGAGGAGGAGAGCCGGGCGGGGGGCCGCCGGGCTGCAGGTCCTCCCCACCGCTCCGCTCAGATGCGCCGCCGCAGCGACCGCTTCGCCACCAGCCTGCGCAACGAGATCCAGAGACGCAAGGCCCAGCTGCAGAAGAGCCGGGGTCCCGGCGCCCCGCCGCCTGGCGAGGAGCCGGTGGAGGAGGAGCCCCCCGAGGGCGGTGTGCCCGCTGAGAGACCCCACACCCCAGCCAAGTGCCTCAGCCCTGCACTGAGCGATGACAGCAGGAACCCTGGCTGCTCTGGGGACCGGGGCATACCCACCCCTGACCCACTGCCAGTCCCCAAAGGGGCCCCGTCCCCCGACCGGGCGGTGCCGATGGTCCGGGGCCGCTGGCGCTGGTCCCCAGAGCGCAAGCTACAGCCACAGCGCTCGCCCAGCCCTGGTGAGCTGGAGGGCTATGGGCAGGGCCCAGTGGCCCCCAGTTCCCCAGCACGGGGCAGCGATGAGGCCGTCCTGCTGCCCTTTGCTGACCGCCGTCGGTTCTTTGAGGAGAGCAGCCGGCCGACACCGCCCCGGCACAGCAAGCCACCGGCAAGGGATCCCAGTGCCTTCCAGCCCCCCGGCCCCGAGCGCCGGGACACCCGCCGTCTCTCTGTGGACCAGCCCTATGGCCCCCCCTCACCtggctgccccagctctgctggcCACTACACCGAGTGCTGCCGGGAGCAGCCCCCCTGCTACAAGCCGCTGGGGAGGCCGGGGGAGCTGGAGTACCTGCGGGGCTTCTCCTACCCCTATGGGGTTCCCCTGCGCCCCGAGCCCTGCCGCTACTGCGGAGGGGACCTGTGCCCTCCACTGCTGCCCCACGGCCGTGCCTGCCGCTGCCACCCTCAGCCCTGGGCACGCTGCCCTgactgctgctgcccagcccctCGCCCTGGGCGGGAGGAGAGCGACGCCTGGCCCCCCCGGAGACCTTTCGCCCCG GAATTTCCTCTGGACGACTGGGAACCACCGGCAATAACCAGGAAATCCAGCCAGTCCATCAG CGAGCTCTCCCGCTATCAACCGGGCTTCCCAAGGCTCGGCCCATTCCGCCCCTGCTTTGAGAGCACCGAGCCGGAGTGGCCACCCTGCTACCGGGCCACGTCCACGCATGATCTCTCATGGGATGGCGACCGCCTGCCCCGCTCCCCCGAGAGCCCCCCGGACCTCCTGCACCGCCCGCTGCGGGGCAGAGCCTTCTCTGAGAGCCACCTCAACCTGGAGCCTGCCAGCCCCCGGGGCCGTGACCGGAGGGACGTTCTGCGTGGCAAGCTGGacccccctgatgtccccaaaaaGAAGGGTCCCCCACCTCCTCGCCCACCTCCCCCGAACTGGGAGAAGTACAGGCAGCGCCGGATGTCCCAGCGCCTGCCAGATGGTTCCGGGCACAGCTCTGCTTTCGCCGCCGCCCCGGTGCCAACACGCAGCATTGCCGAGGCCACGCGCGAGCGGTCACAGAGCCTCACCGGGGAGCAGGGGGGCTGGACCCGGGGACACGCCGCTCGCCCCCCTGCCCTGCCAGGTGCCTGGCCCCGACCTGAGCCTCCTGGATCGCTCCGCAGGACACCCGAGCCTGATACTGGCAGCACTGAGATTTGCAG CAGGGCGATGGGGGCCGGGGAGGAGCGACCAAAGGCGAAGCACCCCTGGGAGATGGAAGATCAGCCCCAAAGGCTCGGCCAGAACCAGGAGCAGGGATGGGCTGGGCCCCACAGCGGGGGTGAGTGCTCCATGCTCCTGCATGGTGGCCCCAGCCCCGCCACCTCAGAGCTGTCCAAGCCCAGCCCTGGAGCAGCGGAGGGGCCGAGCTGCCAGGGGGGccggccccagccccgccgcATGGACTCGGAGGAGCTGCTGTGGGACgtggcaggcagggacagctccctGGCCGGCATCCTGGCCCCCCCGGCTCCCCGCAGCACCGGCACCGAGGTGGTGGGTGAGCTGCTGGTGGCAGGGGAGCGGCAGCCCTGGCGGGAGCGTTTGCAGAAGGACTGGCACCTGGAGGCTCTGGCGCAGGACAG GCAGGGCTTCGAGCCCATCTCACCACCCCCTGGGAGCACTGCCAGCTCCACCTCCTACCCGACGTATTACGGCACAGCAGCGGGCAAAGCCGAGCCCCTCAGCAAGGTGAAGGAGCTGCCCGAGGTGGTGGAGCGGAGCtcagaggatgaggaggaggaggtggaccACGAGCTAGTGGAGAAGAAG CTGCAGCTGATCGAGAGCCTGAGCCGCAAGCTGGCGGTGCTGCGGGAGGCGCAGCGCGGGCTGCAGGAGGACATCAGCGCCAACGGGGCGCTGGGCGAGGACGTGGCCACCCGTCTGCAAGCCCTCTGCACCCCGGGGGAGTTCGACAAGTACCGCCTCTTTGTGGGCGACCTGGACAAGGTGGTCAACCTCCTGCTTTCCCTCTCGGGGCGCCTGGCCCGGGTGGAGACCGCGCTGGGCAGCCTGGGGCCGCACGCCCCCGCCGAGGATAAG TTGGCCCTgcgggagaagcagcagctgctggtggcgCAGCTGGAGGACGCCAAGGAGCTGAAGGAGCACGTggggcggcgggaggaggcggTGGGCGCCATGGTGGCGCGGTACCTGCCCGCCGAGCACCTCCAGGACTACCAGCACTTCATCAAAATGAAGTCGGCCCTCATCACtgagcagcgggagctggaggagaagatcAAACTGGGCCAGGAGCAGCTCCGGTGCCTGC GGGTCCCTCCACCTTGTCCTGGACACCAGtgcctgtcccacagcatccccctGGCTGCCTCGGGGCGACCCCACGCAGCGCCTGGAAGGGTTAAACCATCCTCGCCCTCTGTCCTGTCTATTTGTCCGgctctgtccatctgtccggTGGGAGCTGGAGGAATTTCGGCTCCGGCATCCTCTTCCTCTCCATTGTGTCCAAAACAATGGCCGTGGCCAGCAGGTCCTTAA